From Odontesthes bonariensis isolate fOdoBon6 chromosome 21, fOdoBon6.hap1, whole genome shotgun sequence, a single genomic window includes:
- the bri3 gene encoding membrane protein BRI3, with translation MVDSKPLLQDRPPAYNAVPGAYEYGPQQQQHSYGAIPPAAPPPYQYPDGQGYPPAQMGPAVSGYPSAQMGPAVSQQPYAGSYTIIQPSVVVVGGCPACRVGVLEDDFTCLGILCAIFFFPLGILFCFALRQRRCPNCGATFG, from the exons ATGGTGGACAGCAAACCTCTCCTTCAGGACAGACCTCCCGCATACAACGCCGTACCGGGGGCGTATGAGTACGgcccgcagcagcagcagcacagctacgGGGCCATCCCTCCAGCGGCCCCGCCGCCTTACCAGTATCCCGATGGCCAAG GATACCCACCAGCCCAAATGGGCCCCGCTGTTTCAGGCTACCCATCAGCCCAAATGGGCCCCGCTGTGTCCCAGCAGCCTTACGCTGGGAGTTACACCATCATCCAGCCCTCTGTCGTGGTGGTGGGAGGCTGTCCTGCGTGCAG AGTGGGTGTCCTGGAGGATGACTTCACCTGTCTGGGGATCCTCTGTGccatcttcttcttcccctTGGGCATTCTTTTCTGCTTTGCACTGCGTCAGAGAAGGTGTCCCAACTGTGGCGCCACCTTTGGCTAG